Proteins from one Leptonema illini DSM 21528 genomic window:
- a CDS encoding c-type cytochrome, giving the protein MFDYPVFEVPIIGQRLLMAIDAVTHVFVSHGGAVGGSVVLALAAWWANKKNDLALYELVRKILMVFFIVTTSVGALTGIGIWIHANIITPNGIGSLIRVFFWKWFIEWIVFNIEVIMLMIWFMTWEKNAKTEAGRKKSIMIGGVYAVSSWVTMLIITAILGFMLTPNFEGQPWIDPEVFPGKVDYNNALFNPTWFPGLAMRTFSAIAFGAALAILWTWLLTAFFGPNDDEAKELRGKAIRFFATIMVVAVPIGAVFGFIYLRSIPESAMQMIPTAMMTRAFADRFDLIYTIVAAIGVTVVVTTLLAFFLPKRMPYVAAVAMVLAFASFWGYEERVREFVRKPFIINNYMFANGIRLTDIPYLNRVGVLKHAVFFPEEERVLKADRSNIVDVGRSVYRIECKTCHTTHGLNSLSALTQGWTREAIHNRVSTLRSGTTLFMPDFVGTEAEKEALVEFILSLNAPGRYGLTAGGAQ; this is encoded by the coding sequence ATGTTTGATTATCCTGTTTTCGAAGTACCGATCATCGGCCAGAGGTTGCTCATGGCCATCGACGCCGTCACGCACGTTTTCGTTTCGCATGGCGGAGCGGTCGGCGGATCGGTCGTACTCGCCCTCGCCGCATGGTGGGCCAACAAAAAGAACGACCTTGCTCTTTACGAACTCGTGCGAAAGATTCTCATGGTTTTCTTTATCGTCACGACGAGCGTCGGAGCTCTCACCGGCATCGGGATCTGGATCCATGCCAACATCATCACGCCGAACGGAATCGGAAGCCTGATTCGCGTCTTCTTCTGGAAATGGTTCATCGAATGGATCGTCTTCAATATCGAAGTGATCATGCTGATGATCTGGTTCATGACCTGGGAGAAGAACGCAAAAACCGAGGCCGGTCGCAAGAAATCCATCATGATCGGAGGCGTGTATGCGGTGTCGTCCTGGGTGACGATGCTCATCATCACGGCCATCCTCGGATTCATGCTCACGCCTAACTTTGAAGGTCAGCCGTGGATCGATCCCGAGGTATTCCCGGGCAAGGTGGATTACAATAACGCCCTGTTTAATCCGACATGGTTCCCCGGTCTGGCGATGCGCACGTTCTCGGCCATCGCATTCGGAGCGGCGCTTGCCATTCTCTGGACATGGCTTCTGACGGCCTTTTTCGGACCGAACGACGACGAGGCGAAAGAGCTTCGCGGAAAGGCGATCCGCTTCTTCGCGACAATCATGGTCGTCGCCGTTCCGATCGGCGCCGTCTTCGGCTTCATCTATCTGCGCTCCATTCCCGAAAGCGCCATGCAGATGATTCCGACGGCGATGATGACGCGGGCCTTTGCCGATCGCTTCGATCTCATCTATACGATCGTAGCGGCCATCGGCGTGACCGTCGTCGTCACAACGCTGCTGGCCTTCTTTCTGCCGAAGCGCATGCCCTATGTCGCCGCCGTGGCGATGGTGCTGGCCTTCGCCTCTTTCTGGGGATACGAGGAGCGCGTGCGCGAATTCGTCCGCAAGCCGTTCATTATCAACAACTACATGTTCGCGAACGGCATCCGACTTACCGACATCCCCTATCTGAACAGAGTGGGCGTGCTCAAGCATGCGGTCTTCTTTCCCGAAGAAGAGCGCGTTCTGAAGGCCGATCGTTCAAACATCGTCGACGTCGGACGCAGCGTCTACCGCATCGAATGTAAAACCTGCCATACGACGCATGGCCTCAATTCGCTTTCTGCTCTGACTCAGGGCTGGACGCGCGAAGCGATCCACAACCGCGTCTCGACGCTGCGCTCGGGTACGACGCTTTTCATGCCCGACTTTGTCGGTACCGAAGCCGAGAAAGAGGCTCTTGTGGAGTTCATCCTCTCTCTTAACGCTCCGGGCCGCTACGGGCTCACCGCCGGAGGTGCACAATGA
- the cysT gene encoding sulfate ABC transporter permease subunit CysT: MIALPMHTAGVRKRSVIPGFRLSLGYTVFYLSVIVLIPLVALFVKGAGVPVDRAIEILTDRAVIASFRVSFLSAGVAAFVNLIFGTMAAYVLCRYDFLGRRIVDAAMDLPFALPTAVAGISLTALYAKDGWIGSVLEPLGVQVAYSQAGIIVALIFIGVPFVVRSVQPVLEELPREEEEAAALLGAGRLYVIVRIILPAILPAALTGFVLSFARSLGEYGSVVFISGNLPFKTEIVPLMIVKKLEQYDYEAAALIGIVMLLLSFCLMGLINLLQMWAARRMNLKESGGES; encoded by the coding sequence ATGATAGCCTTGCCGATGCATACCGCCGGAGTCCGCAAACGATCCGTCATTCCCGGATTCCGGCTCAGCCTGGGTTATACGGTCTTTTATCTGAGCGTGATCGTCCTGATTCCTCTGGTCGCTCTTTTTGTGAAGGGTGCGGGCGTACCGGTGGACAGGGCGATCGAGATCCTCACTGATCGTGCGGTGATTGCGTCGTTCCGGGTGAGCTTTCTTTCGGCCGGCGTCGCCGCCTTCGTTAACCTTATCTTCGGCACGATGGCCGCCTACGTGCTCTGTCGTTATGATTTTTTGGGTCGGCGCATCGTCGACGCGGCGATGGATCTTCCCTTCGCCCTGCCGACGGCCGTCGCCGGTATCAGTCTGACGGCGTTATACGCGAAAGACGGCTGGATCGGCTCAGTGCTTGAACCGCTCGGAGTGCAGGTAGCGTATTCGCAGGCCGGCATCATCGTCGCCCTGATCTTTATCGGCGTTCCTTTTGTCGTGCGATCGGTGCAGCCCGTTCTCGAAGAGCTGCCGCGCGAAGAAGAGGAGGCGGCCGCCCTGCTCGGCGCCGGTCGTCTGTATGTGATCGTGCGCATTATTCTGCCGGCTATTCTGCCGGCCGCCCTGACGGGCTTTGTGCTTTCGTTTGCGCGCTCGCTCGGCGAGTACGGCTCCGTCGTCTTTATTTCGGGTAACCTGCCCTTCAAGACCGAGATCGTTCCGCTTATGATCGTGAAGAAGCTCGAACAATACGACTACGAAGCGGCCGCTTTGATCGGTATCGTTATGCTGCTTCTTTCTTTCTGTTTGATGGGGCTGATCAACCTGTTGCAGATGTGGGCGGCGCGACGCATGAATCTTAAAGAATCGGGAGGCGAGTCATGA
- a CDS encoding sulfate/molybdate ABC transporter ATP-binding protein codes for MSIEIRNVTKRWGGFVALNDVNLSLPEGELVALLGPSGSGKTTLLRIIAGLETPDTGEILFGGENTHRQALHERGVGFVFQHYALFRHMNVFDNIAFGLRVKKKKIRPSEGVIREKVTELLRLVQLEGYAKHMPTQLSGGQRQRVALARALAVEPKYLLLDEPFGALDARVRRELRRWLRRLHDELHVTSLFVTHDQQEALEVSDRIVVMNGGRIEQEGSPAEVYERPRSAFVLDFLGNVNRFSVQRKASSSESKAEASANGQPFESNADTITLFVRPHEIELTRERRADSFAEARVEHIHFMGSQIALELHKRDSQERFEAEMTIESFRELRVVPGDVLFARMKHHRTFEESGVEVFQGMSI; via the coding sequence ATGAGTATCGAGATCCGAAACGTAACGAAGCGCTGGGGCGGTTTCGTCGCTCTGAACGACGTCAATCTGTCGTTGCCAGAGGGAGAGTTAGTCGCCCTGCTCGGACCTTCGGGCTCGGGCAAGACGACTCTGCTCCGTATTATCGCCGGTCTGGAAACGCCCGATACGGGCGAGATCCTCTTCGGAGGGGAGAATACGCATCGCCAGGCCCTGCACGAGAGGGGCGTCGGATTCGTCTTTCAGCATTACGCCCTCTTTCGGCACATGAACGTCTTCGATAACATCGCCTTCGGTCTGCGCGTGAAAAAGAAAAAGATCCGTCCCTCTGAGGGGGTTATACGAGAGAAGGTGACCGAGCTCTTGCGCCTCGTGCAGCTTGAAGGGTATGCGAAGCACATGCCGACGCAGCTCTCAGGCGGCCAGCGTCAGCGCGTCGCTTTGGCCCGGGCCCTTGCCGTCGAACCGAAGTATCTGCTGCTTGACGAGCCCTTCGGCGCTCTCGATGCTCGTGTGCGCCGGGAACTGCGTCGCTGGTTGCGTCGGTTGCACGACGAGCTTCACGTAACGTCGCTCTTTGTAACACACGATCAGCAGGAAGCGCTTGAGGTCTCGGATCGTATCGTCGTCATGAACGGAGGGCGCATCGAGCAGGAAGGCTCGCCGGCAGAGGTTTACGAGAGACCGCGCTCGGCCTTTGTGCTGGACTTTCTCGGTAATGTGAACCGCTTCTCGGTGCAGCGAAAAGCCTCATCCTCTGAATCGAAAGCCGAAGCATCTGCAAACGGGCAGCCTTTTGAAAGCAATGCCGATACGATCACGCTTTTCGTACGTCCGCACGAGATCGAGTTAACCAGAGAGAGAAGGGCCGACTCCTTCGCCGAGGCTCGCGTCGAACATATTCATTTCATGGGATCGCAGATCGCTCTTGAACTACACAAGCGCGATTCGCAGGAACGCTTCGAGGCAGAGATGACGATCGAGTCGTTTCGCGAGCTTCGCGTCGTTCCGGGGGACGTGCTTTTCGCCCGCATGAAGCATCACCGCACGTTTGAAGAGTCCGGAGTCGAGGTCTTCCAGGGCATGTCGATCTAA
- a CDS encoding sulfate ABC transporter substrate-binding protein — protein sequence MNRILASLILSVILAGLSACNRSQAGELLNVSYDPTRELYHDYNQLFAKHWKEKTGNEISIQQSHGGSGKQARAVIDGLEADVVTLALAYDIDVIARKGLLAKDWQKRLPENSAPYTSTIVFLVRKGNPKRIHDWKDLIRPDVQVITPNPKTSGGARWNYLAALGYALEQSGGNETEALAYLKKLYANVPVLDTGARGSTNTFAQRGVGDVLLAWENEAFLSLKESGGDGFEIIVPSVSILAEPPVAVVDTNAERRGTSAVAEEYLQFLYSPEAQELAAKHFYRPRNAEVAAKYEKQFPKLRLFTIEEKFGSWSDVQKRHFDDGGVFDTVYSKPTESK from the coding sequence ATGAATCGAATACTTGCTTCGCTCATTCTCTCAGTCATTCTGGCCGGACTATCGGCTTGCAACCGCTCCCAGGCCGGGGAGCTGCTCAACGTCTCCTATGATCCGACCCGGGAGCTGTATCACGATTATAATCAGCTTTTTGCAAAGCACTGGAAAGAAAAGACGGGAAATGAGATTTCCATTCAGCAGAGCCACGGCGGTTCGGGCAAGCAGGCCCGTGCCGTTATCGATGGGCTCGAAGCCGATGTCGTTACGCTGGCTCTCGCTTACGATATCGATGTCATTGCCAGGAAAGGACTGCTTGCAAAGGACTGGCAGAAGCGACTGCCTGAAAACAGCGCTCCATATACGTCGACGATTGTCTTTCTTGTTCGAAAAGGAAATCCGAAGCGCATCCATGACTGGAAGGATCTGATCCGGCCCGATGTGCAGGTGATTACGCCAAACCCGAAAACGTCGGGCGGGGCGCGATGGAATTACCTGGCCGCTCTCGGATACGCCCTTGAACAATCGGGCGGGAACGAGACCGAGGCATTAGCGTATCTTAAGAAACTTTATGCAAACGTTCCTGTGCTCGATACCGGGGCTCGCGGTTCGACGAATACATTCGCGCAGCGCGGTGTGGGCGATGTACTGCTGGCGTGGGAGAACGAGGCTTTTCTTTCATTGAAGGAGTCCGGCGGCGATGGGTTTGAGATCATTGTTCCTTCTGTAAGCATCCTGGCTGAGCCTCCTGTGGCCGTCGTCGATACAAATGCGGAGCGTCGCGGAACGTCAGCCGTTGCAGAAGAATATCTACAATTCCTTTATTCGCCTGAGGCCCAGGAGCTTGCCGCGAAACATTTCTATCGTCCGCGGAATGCCGAGGTGGCCGCAAAGTACGAGAAGCAGTTCCCGAAACTGCGGCTCTTTACGATCGAAGAAAAATTCGGAAGCTGGAGCGATGTTCAGAAGAGACACTTCGATGATGGCGGCGTTTTCGATACCGTTTACTCAAAACCGACAGAATCGAAATGA
- a CDS encoding HEPN domain-containing protein, translating to MRARWQNWLIQAEADLQWAEDSFADGHYAGVCFLCQQIGEKAVKALAYFRGADLVRGHSILSICEELELNGPVREAAARLDLYYISTRYPDALPSGAPAEQFVSSQASEALQLSRLIIARVKEETTSGTES from the coding sequence ATGCGTGCCCGATGGCAAAACTGGCTGATTCAGGCTGAAGCCGATTTGCAATGGGCCGAGGATTCCTTTGCAGACGGTCACTATGCGGGGGTATGCTTTCTCTGCCAGCAAATCGGCGAAAAGGCCGTGAAAGCGCTCGCATACTTTCGTGGTGCAGATCTTGTAAGAGGCCACAGCATTCTTTCCATTTGTGAGGAACTCGAATTGAACGGCCCCGTTCGTGAGGCTGCAGCGCGACTTGACCTTTACTATATCAGTACCAGATATCCTGACGCGCTGCCATCTGGCGCTCCTGCCGAGCAGTTTGTCTCGTCTCAGGCCAGTGAAGCTTTACAACTTTCGCGCTTAATTATAGCCCGAGTCAAAGAAGAGACAACCTCGGGGACTGAATCATGA
- a CDS encoding IS256-like element ISLil1 family transposase, producing the protein MKKNERAETSQTQSLTAEGFRDYIRTSLDARVREFALGYVGALILEEIETLCGKTGEHKRGRGFAHRGGSQRGSIVLDGERVAIQRPRARRNGKEVKLERYEILQDRSDLREHVERLMLAGISTRNYEKTLRKTEASLGLSRSAVSREFVKSSRESLNHLNSRRFPDQTFWCIVLDGIVFGGSVVIVALGVDTAGNKHFLGISEGSTENADSALSVLQSIESRDIRFTDRVLVVMDGSKALEKAAREFFGSRAEIQLCYLHKQRNVLAKLPRKYHAEFCKRYKQAFSANSYEDVASEMRSVLSWLESISYSASQSLQEGFEALLTLHRINMPPKLRTSFYTTNLIDSAFSNPRSQLNRVKRSRPQTDQVLRWVGSLLLSQEEQFRKVRAYTHIHEFLNTFLDKKIDERISA; encoded by the coding sequence ATGAAGAAGAACGAACGGGCAGAAACCAGTCAAACACAAAGCCTTACGGCCGAAGGTTTTCGGGATTATATTCGAACCAGCCTCGATGCTCGAGTGCGCGAATTTGCACTCGGTTACGTAGGAGCTTTGATTCTCGAAGAAATCGAAACGTTATGCGGCAAGACAGGGGAGCATAAGAGAGGCCGTGGATTTGCTCATCGAGGCGGCAGCCAGCGAGGTTCCATTGTGCTCGATGGAGAAAGGGTGGCCATCCAGAGGCCCAGAGCTCGACGTAACGGCAAGGAGGTGAAGCTGGAGCGATATGAGATCCTTCAGGATCGCTCTGATCTTCGCGAGCATGTTGAGCGCCTGATGCTGGCGGGCATCAGCACCCGGAACTATGAAAAGACGCTGAGAAAGACAGAAGCCTCTCTCGGCCTTTCGCGGAGTGCGGTTTCGCGGGAGTTTGTGAAGTCCAGCCGTGAGTCGCTCAATCATTTGAATTCGCGCAGGTTTCCCGATCAGACATTCTGGTGTATTGTTCTTGATGGCATCGTATTCGGCGGCTCTGTCGTAATCGTTGCGCTCGGAGTCGATACGGCCGGAAACAAGCACTTTCTGGGCATTTCTGAGGGGTCTACGGAGAATGCTGATAGCGCACTCAGCGTTCTTCAATCGATTGAGAGCCGTGATATCCGCTTCACAGATCGTGTGCTTGTCGTCATGGATGGATCAAAGGCTCTCGAAAAAGCGGCCAGAGAATTCTTCGGTAGCAGAGCTGAAATTCAACTCTGCTACCTTCATAAACAGAGGAATGTCCTTGCAAAACTCCCACGGAAGTATCATGCAGAATTCTGCAAGAGATACAAGCAGGCATTCAGTGCGAACAGTTACGAAGATGTCGCAAGCGAAATGCGGTCCGTGCTATCATGGCTCGAATCCATCAGCTACAGCGCCTCTCAGAGCCTTCAGGAGGGCTTTGAAGCATTGTTAACGCTGCATCGCATCAACATGCCGCCGAAGTTGAGAACATCCTTCTACACAACCAATCTGATCGATTCGGCATTCTCGAATCCCAGGTCTCAGCTCAACCGGGTTAAACGATCAAGGCCTCAGACAGACCAGGTGCTCCGATGGGTCGGCAGTCTCCTGCTATCACAGGAGGAACAATTCCGTAAGGTGCGGGCCTACACTCATATCCATGAGTTCTTAAACACCTTCCTGGATAAAAAGATTGACGAGCGGATCTCGGCATAG
- a CDS encoding c-type cytochrome has translation MKWELPLDIPLVTPTLGLPIWLYDALLVIVFVVHITFIYTLLGASFASVLYNITGVWKKSKVDDDLAYRLTNFTTVSENMGALWGVAPLLIIGVLYTGFFYTAIIKISPHILHIIYGNILAFLLSYAYKFSWKKMQEHKGFHILIGSAMLILFFSLPFVFMSMTNLYMQPELFGQVKDIWDVMLTPLTGLRLLNFFLTTFTFFGAVMIFFATRWNDPEDAEIRKLAIDQGKKWILFSAPLNVAILPLVLFAFSPRIGEGLMKTWFIALPFLAALILFWMVVYLIKQFTAGDFSRKEGTALFSAMLVTVLLMATGRQGLRVVSFEEPVKVQAEATQAYMNNMLVAYHEERAREKDRPEPAGDERQQLAEKKGCLACHSVEIRLVGPAYKQVAAKYRSPDEIITSILKGSKGKWPELNGVAMPPNQVTEAEARKLAEWILEQK, from the coding sequence ATGAAATGGGAATTGCCTCTTGATATTCCCCTGGTCACGCCGACCCTGGGATTGCCGATCTGGTTATACGACGCCTTGCTGGTCATCGTATTCGTCGTGCACATCACGTTTATCTACACGCTTCTTGGCGCATCGTTCGCTTCGGTGCTCTACAATATAACGGGGGTGTGGAAGAAGTCGAAGGTCGACGACGATCTGGCTTACCGACTAACGAACTTTACGACGGTATCTGAGAACATGGGAGCTCTGTGGGGCGTGGCGCCGTTATTGATCATCGGCGTGCTTTACACGGGCTTCTTTTATACGGCGATCATTAAGATCTCGCCGCATATTCTCCATATCATCTACGGAAACATCCTGGCCTTCCTTCTCTCCTATGCCTATAAGTTTTCCTGGAAGAAGATGCAGGAGCATAAGGGGTTTCACATCCTGATAGGATCGGCCATGCTGATTCTCTTTTTCTCGTTGCCCTTCGTCTTCATGTCGATGACGAACCTCTACATGCAGCCTGAGCTTTTCGGGCAGGTGAAGGATATCTGGGATGTGATGCTGACGCCGCTGACGGGGTTGCGTCTGCTCAATTTCTTCCTGACGACGTTCACCTTCTTCGGCGCGGTAATGATCTTCTTCGCCACAAGATGGAACGATCCTGAAGACGCGGAGATCCGAAAGCTGGCCATAGACCAAGGAAAGAAATGGATCCTGTTCAGCGCTCCGTTGAACGTCGCCATCCTGCCTCTGGTCCTCTTCGCCTTTTCGCCGCGCATCGGCGAAGGACTGATGAAAACGTGGTTTATCGCACTGCCCTTCCTCGCCGCGCTGATTCTTTTCTGGATGGTCGTGTATCTGATCAAACAGTTTACGGCCGGTGATTTCAGCCGCAAAGAAGGCACCGCGCTCTTCTCGGCCATGCTCGTAACCGTACTTCTCATGGCGACAGGTCGACAGGGATTGAGAGTCGTCTCTTTTGAAGAGCCCGTAAAGGTTCAGGCAGAGGCCACGCAGGCGTATATGAATAATATGCTTGTGGCCTATCACGAAGAACGGGCACGCGAAAAAGACAGACCGGAGCCGGCAGGCGACGAACGGCAACAGTTAGCCGAGAAGAAGGGATGCCTGGCCTGTCACAGCGTCGAGATCCGACTTGTCGGGCCGGCATATAAACAGGTGGCGGCGAAGTACCGATCACCCGACGAGATCATAACCTCTATCCTGAAAGGCTCGAAAGGAAAGTGGCCAGAGCTGAACGGCGTAGCCATGCCGCCGAATCAGGTGACCGAAGCCGAGGCGCGAAAACTCGCCGAATGGATTCTTGAGCAGAAGTAA
- a CDS encoding DUF1569 domain-containing protein: MSLRRTLQFHSLDDVLVELSALDRAQITTTGTWSFYQILSHLAENIESSISQYPRSMPFVIRRTIGPMALRHLLKTQEMKSGAPNPTAPKQREEGDEKAAMLRLRTAIASFRAYEGPMAEHPFFGPINKEDFEALHAHHAALHLSFAHPETAQTRPSKERAAPSEKKAAKKAPEKTAKKATKKASKKSAKKAAKKSATKKSASK; encoded by the coding sequence ATGTCTTTGCGCCGTACTCTGCAATTCCATTCCCTTGACGATGTTCTCGTTGAGCTTTCCGCTCTTGACAGGGCGCAGATAACGACGACGGGTACATGGTCGTTTTATCAGATCCTGAGCCACCTTGCTGAAAACATAGAGAGCAGCATCTCACAGTATCCGCGCAGCATGCCCTTTGTGATTCGCCGGACGATCGGCCCGATGGCGCTGCGTCATCTCTTGAAAACGCAGGAGATGAAAAGCGGAGCGCCGAATCCGACGGCTCCGAAGCAGCGCGAAGAAGGCGACGAGAAGGCGGCCATGCTTCGACTACGCACAGCGATTGCCTCGTTCCGCGCCTATGAAGGTCCGATGGCCGAGCATCCGTTCTTCGGCCCGATCAATAAGGAAGACTTCGAAGCATTGCATGCTCATCATGCGGCGCTGCACCTGAGCTTTGCGCATCCTGAAACCGCGCAGACGAGGCCTTCGAAAGAACGCGCTGCACCATCCGAGAAAAAGGCTGCAAAGAAGGCGCCCGAAAAAACAGCAAAGAAAGCCACCAAAAAGGCCTCTAAGAAATCGGCGAAAAAAGCAGCAAAGAAATCTGCAACGAAAAAGTCCGCTTCGAAGTGA
- the cysW gene encoding sulfate ABC transporter permease subunit CysW, which yields MTIRDPLWLKIVLIGSVAAFLGFFLLLPVVLVLASAFEKGVVYYFQMLADPMTLHAVYLSSLVVLVSVPLNVVFGVAASWAIARFRFRGRALLITLIDLPFSVSPVVSGLLFVLLFGAHGWFGHFLRTQGIQILFAPPGIILATVFITFPFVARELIPVLEDQGRDEEEAARLLGAGPWTTFFRITIPSIRWGLFYGIVLSTARALGEFGAVSVVSGHIRGMTNTVPLHVEILYNEYEYTGAFAVASALMLLSVLTLVLRVVIEGRLKESRLKAGRLQEEPSTVGRLKEEKFI from the coding sequence ATGACGATACGCGATCCGCTCTGGTTAAAGATTGTGCTCATCGGCTCCGTGGCGGCATTCCTCGGCTTCTTTCTTTTGCTTCCCGTCGTGCTTGTGCTTGCAAGCGCCTTTGAGAAGGGCGTCGTCTATTATTTTCAGATGCTTGCCGATCCGATGACCCTGCATGCGGTGTATCTGTCATCGCTTGTCGTTCTTGTCTCGGTGCCGTTGAACGTCGTATTCGGAGTGGCCGCCTCATGGGCCATCGCACGCTTTCGCTTTCGCGGTCGCGCCCTTCTGATCACGCTCATCGATCTGCCTTTTTCGGTTTCGCCTGTCGTATCGGGCCTGCTGTTTGTGCTGCTTTTCGGAGCGCACGGCTGGTTCGGTCATTTTCTGCGAACACAGGGCATACAGATCCTCTTTGCTCCGCCGGGCATTATCCTGGCGACGGTCTTTATCACGTTTCCCTTTGTCGCTCGCGAGCTCATCCCCGTGCTTGAAGATCAGGGCAGAGACGAAGAAGAGGCCGCCCGTCTGCTTGGCGCCGGTCCGTGGACGACGTTCTTTCGCATCACGATTCCGTCCATTCGCTGGGGCCTTTTTTACGGTATCGTTTTAAGCACGGCGCGCGCCCTCGGCGAATTCGGAGCCGTCTCGGTCGTATCGGGGCACATCCGCGGGATGACGAATACGGTGCCGCTTCATGTTGAGATCCTGTATAACGAGTACGAGTATACCGGCGCCTTCGCCGTCGCCTCGGCGCTGATGCTGCTGTCGGTGCTCACGCTCGTTCTGCGAGTCGTTATAGAAGGACGATTAAAAGAGAGTCGATTGAAAGCAGGACGCTTGCAGGAAGAACCGAGCACAGTGGGTCGTCTGAAAGAGGAGAAGTTCATATGA
- a CDS encoding M48 family metallopeptidase yields MSARSDKVSSQSLSHEYRLIRSRRRTLALVVTSDGELQVRAPMRATQEQIRQMLAKHDGWIRRKKAEQASRRPAPVTFAEGETFPVNGQWLPLQFGNTGRATVVARDDALIVARRLHASPEKIESALLLFYKKTTLERMNAHVSELRRQTGLHVSKVGVTMARRRWGSCSSRSSLNFSYRLAMVPDFVQRYLAVHEMAHLRHPNHSPAFWAQVAEWMSEFRLAEKWLKNEGARLPL; encoded by the coding sequence ATGTCTGCGCGTTCTGATAAAGTGTCATCGCAATCCCTTTCGCATGAGTACCGGTTGATTCGCAGTCGTCGCCGCACCCTGGCTCTCGTCGTGACGTCAGACGGAGAGCTTCAGGTGCGCGCACCGATGCGAGCGACGCAGGAGCAGATCCGACAGATGCTTGCAAAACATGACGGCTGGATCAGGCGCAAGAAGGCCGAGCAGGCATCACGACGGCCGGCACCCGTAACCTTTGCCGAAGGCGAGACCTTTCCCGTAAACGGCCAGTGGCTGCCGCTACAGTTTGGCAACACGGGCCGGGCTACCGTCGTCGCTCGCGATGACGCTCTCATCGTGGCGAGGCGTCTACATGCTTCGCCCGAGAAGATCGAGTCGGCTCTGCTTCTCTTCTATAAGAAGACCACCCTCGAGCGCATGAACGCCCACGTGTCAGAACTGCGACGCCAGACGGGGCTGCACGTCAGCAAGGTCGGAGTGACGATGGCCCGTCGCCGCTGGGGATCATGCTCTTCCCGGAGTAGCCTCAACTTCAGCTACAGACTCGCCATGGTACCCGATTTCGTACAGCGCTATCTGGCCGTGCACGAGATGGCACATCTGAGGCATCCCAACCACTCCCCTGCGTTCTGGGCCCAGGTCGCCGAATGGATGTCGGAGTTCCGACTTGCGGAAAAATGGCTTAAGAACGAGGGGGCAAGGCTTCCGCTGTAA
- a CDS encoding nucleotidyltransferase domain-containing protein: MAYREGIVKQLQLLLKDRVDQAYIFGSFTTEGFHGDSDLDLILICRTEEPFVERGRSFFDLFDLGIAIDLLVYTPEEWEQIKREKPVGFWKSAVATLRQIL; the protein is encoded by the coding sequence ATGGCCTATCGCGAGGGAATCGTCAAGCAGCTTCAACTACTCCTGAAAGACCGAGTGGACCAGGCCTATATTTTCGGCAGCTTTACCACAGAGGGATTTCACGGAGATAGCGATCTTGATCTCATTTTGATCTGCCGCACTGAAGAGCCTTTCGTGGAAAGAGGACGGTCCTTTTTTGATCTTTTCGACCTTGGGATTGCCATCGACTTGCTCGTTTATACCCCAGAAGAATGGGAGCAAATCAAGAGAGAAAAACCCGTCGGATTCTGGAAATCTGCCGTTGCTACGCTGAGGCAGATCCTGTAG